The Amblyraja radiata isolate CabotCenter1 chromosome 31, sAmbRad1.1.pri, whole genome shotgun sequence genome contains a region encoding:
- the tmem88b gene encoding transmembrane protein 88B: MAGQGNEDFDVDNVSDTARMLNHVHPPPYSIDDQPWPLEARSMCECWGWALLVTAFNFALFLLNLALMGTVFCIVLLPTIVVVYFGFQCHSRVIHSDAYYCKTVLDDNSSSALIILGFVLMSPLIVIAMVTYCGVARRLRLFFCFAPYSRAVYKGMKWTGYDNPSFCCCSGKEWDSSLKAWV, encoded by the exons ATGGCAGGGCAGGGAAATGAAGACTTTGATGTGGACAATGTGTCGGACACCGCCCGCATGCTCAACCATGTCCACCCGCCACCCTACAGCATCGATGACCAGCCCTGGCCTCTTGAGGCACGCAGCATGTGTGAGTGCTGGGGATGGGCACTGCTGGTCACTGCCTTTAACTTTGCACTGTTCCTCCTGAACCTCGCCCTCATGGGAACGGTGTTTTGCATCGTGCTGCTGCCCACTATCGTGGTGGTGTACTTTGGCTTTCAGTGCCACTCCAGG GTTATACATTCGGATGCATACTACTGTAAAACTGTCCTGGATGATAACAGCTCCTCTGCCCTCATCATTCTTGGCTTTGTCCTTATGTCTCCACTTATTGTGATTGCCATGGTGACCTACTGCGGTGTGGCACGTCGTCTGCGCCTCttcttctgctttgctccctactCCCGAGCAGTCTACAAGGGGATGAAGTGGACTGGGTATGACAACCCCAGCTTCTGCTGCTGCAGTGGAAAGGAGTGGGACAGCAGTTTGAAGGCTTGGGTCTGA